The following are encoded in a window of Rosa chinensis cultivar Old Blush chromosome 4, RchiOBHm-V2, whole genome shotgun sequence genomic DNA:
- the LOC112200472 gene encoding uncharacterized protein LOC112200472 isoform X2, whose amino-acid sequence MQDPKNSQAARYAKPWYQRAIEMGSLWRSSISSPKLPTDQVPAPNATTLWKTITKSTNTNIPNSSNSNRHKLRKCASLKVATSFTRVCLCAPISSYNEVFRAELPPRRSNSYPRSKPLGMTTQDQRSITTMSARLSTSERRVFRGKSLTEDVLMRRFVMEEEAMMHVRRRNQMEVIRRKSIMRRKNLGPSRLSRMVMAGEEDN is encoded by the exons ATGCAAGATCCAAAGAACTCACAAGCAGCAAGGTATGCCAaa CCTTGGTATCAAAGAGCAATAGAGATGGGCTCTCTATGGAGATCAAGCATTAGTAGTCCCAAGCTTCCCACAGATCAAGTTCCAGCACCAAATGCCACAACATTGTGGAAAACCATTACCAAATCCACAAACACCAACATTCCTAATTCTTCGAATTCCAATAGACACAAGCTGAGAAAATGTGCCTCCTTAAAGGTTGCGACTTCGTTTACTAGGGTTTGTCTTTGTGCTCCCATATCTTCCTACAATGAGGTTTTTAGGGCTGAGCTCCCACCAAGAAGAAGCAATAGTTACCCGAGATCGAAGCCATTGGGGATGACGACACAAGATCAAAGAAGCATTACCACTATGAGCGCGAGGCTTAGCACTTCCGAGAGAAGAGTTTTTCGTGGGAAATCTCTGACGGAAGACGTTTTGATGAGGAGGTTCGTTATGGAAGAAGAAGCAATGATGCACGTtagaaggagaaatcaaatggaagtaataagaagaaaaagtatAATGAGGAGGAAGAATCTTGGGCCTAGTCGTCTTAGTAGAATGGTTATGGCTGGGGAGGAGGATAATTGA
- the LOC112200472 gene encoding uncharacterized protein LOC112200472 isoform X1: protein MKLIAACSLSSYPSSPLSNISYFTSIFSCKIQRTHKQQGMPKKPWYQRAIEMGSLWRSSISSPKLPTDQVPAPNATTLWKTITKSTNTNIPNSSNSNRHKLRKCASLKVATSFTRVCLCAPISSYNEVFRAELPPRRSNSYPRSKPLGMTTQDQRSITTMSARLSTSERRVFRGKSLTEDVLMRRFVMEEEAMMHVRRRNQMEVIRRKSIMRRKNLGPSRLSRMVMAGEEDN from the exons ATGAAACTAATTGCTGCTTGTTCTCTTTCTTCTTATCCTTCATCACCTCTCTCAAATATTTCTTACTTTACCTCGATTTTTTCATGCAAGATCCAAAGAACTCACAAGCAGCAAGGTATGCCAaa GAAGCCTTGGTATCAAAGAGCAATAGAGATGGGCTCTCTATGGAGATCAAGCATTAGTAGTCCCAAGCTTCCCACAGATCAAGTTCCAGCACCAAATGCCACAACATTGTGGAAAACCATTACCAAATCCACAAACACCAACATTCCTAATTCTTCGAATTCCAATAGACACAAGCTGAGAAAATGTGCCTCCTTAAAGGTTGCGACTTCGTTTACTAGGGTTTGTCTTTGTGCTCCCATATCTTCCTACAATGAGGTTTTTAGGGCTGAGCTCCCACCAAGAAGAAGCAATAGTTACCCGAGATCGAAGCCATTGGGGATGACGACACAAGATCAAAGAAGCATTACCACTATGAGCGCGAGGCTTAGCACTTCCGAGAGAAGAGTTTTTCGTGGGAAATCTCTGACGGAAGACGTTTTGATGAGGAGGTTCGTTATGGAAGAAGAAGCAATGATGCACGTtagaaggagaaatcaaatggaagtaataagaagaaaaagtatAATGAGGAGGAAGAATCTTGGGCCTAGTCGTCTTAGTAGAATGGTTATGGCTGGGGAGGAGGATAATTGA
- the LOC112200472 gene encoding uncharacterized protein LOC112200472 isoform X3: MQDPKNSQAARKPWYQRAIEMGSLWRSSISSPKLPTDQVPAPNATTLWKTITKSTNTNIPNSSNSNRHKLRKCASLKVATSFTRVCLCAPISSYNEVFRAELPPRRSNSYPRSKPLGMTTQDQRSITTMSARLSTSERRVFRGKSLTEDVLMRRFVMEEEAMMHVRRRNQMEVIRRKSIMRRKNLGPSRLSRMVMAGEEDN, from the exons ATGCAAGATCCAAAGAACTCACAAGCAGCAAG GAAGCCTTGGTATCAAAGAGCAATAGAGATGGGCTCTCTATGGAGATCAAGCATTAGTAGTCCCAAGCTTCCCACAGATCAAGTTCCAGCACCAAATGCCACAACATTGTGGAAAACCATTACCAAATCCACAAACACCAACATTCCTAATTCTTCGAATTCCAATAGACACAAGCTGAGAAAATGTGCCTCCTTAAAGGTTGCGACTTCGTTTACTAGGGTTTGTCTTTGTGCTCCCATATCTTCCTACAATGAGGTTTTTAGGGCTGAGCTCCCACCAAGAAGAAGCAATAGTTACCCGAGATCGAAGCCATTGGGGATGACGACACAAGATCAAAGAAGCATTACCACTATGAGCGCGAGGCTTAGCACTTCCGAGAGAAGAGTTTTTCGTGGGAAATCTCTGACGGAAGACGTTTTGATGAGGAGGTTCGTTATGGAAGAAGAAGCAATGATGCACGTtagaaggagaaatcaaatggaagtaataagaagaaaaagtatAATGAGGAGGAAGAATCTTGGGCCTAGTCGTCTTAGTAGAATGGTTATGGCTGGGGAGGAGGATAATTGA